The following nucleotide sequence is from Drosophila takahashii strain IR98-3 E-12201 chromosome 3L, DtakHiC1v2, whole genome shotgun sequence.
CCTCTCTATAAAGTTTAGAATAAAGTTTAGATGAAGCGGTAGGCTTGAAACTGAAACCCTCAACCCTCAACTCACCTCCTTTTCCAGCTCCGCGGGCTTGCCATTCCAACTAAGCACCGAGGAGCCGTATCCGCGATGCGATTGCTTCAGCAGCTCGTTAATGGTGCTCCCATTGGAGGTGGCTTCGCTCTGGTAGCCATTACCGATCCTCGGCTGCTGGTGCGACTTCACCGCGCTGCCATTGAGCAACTTCTGGCGCTTGGCGCCTGGCGTTGTGGGGGAGTCCGTGGAGGGTTTGCTGCTGGCGAAGGGATTGCGATGCGTCTTGCTGGGCGTCTGGATCTTGGCTGCGGGCGCGGGcgcttcctcctcctcatcatcgtcgtcatccTCGTCGTCGTGGTTATTATCATCGTTTCGGGTTACCTTCCAGATACCCGTCTTCGATTTGATAACCGCTGGCGAGGGTGGCGTCTTGGGCGAGGGTGGTGCTCTGCTTTGTGGGTGCCAGCCATTGGTTAGCTGGATGCTGGGCTGCTCCtcctcatcgtcgtcgtcctcaCTCTCCGCCGACTTCTTCAGGCTCTTGAATATCTCGTCTATGGCATCAGTCTTTTGTTTGCTGCCGCTGTTAACGTGAACCGATGACGACGAGGCGGAGCCATTGGTGTGACCATTGGTCTTGCTGTGACCATTCTGCGTCTGTCCAGACGACTCCTGATCCGACTCGCTGGAGTCGGCTCCACTTCGACGCTTCCGGGGATTGGGCAGtggcgccgccgccgcctcctcctcctcggaggCCGATTCGTAGGGCACTAGACTTTTGAGTGGCGCTTTGACGGGAGTCTTTACCTGGACCTTCACCGGGGACTTTGGCTTCTCCGTGTGTGAATCCTCCGTCATCTTGGGCATGCTCGGCAGCTGGGCAGTCGTTGGCCTGGGTGtcaactcctcctcctcgctgtCCTCATCATCCTCCGAGGAGATTGGCAGATATTGTTGCTGGTTCATTGATTtgtggttgctgctgttgctgctggtggagGAACTTTTGTTACCATTTGCAGTGGGAGCTGGAGCTGGAGCAGCATCGCCTTTAGCGAGTGCGCCAGCCAGTGAAGGCTTCGCAGATTCCTGAAACTTTCCGTTCTGTTGGTGCTGCTTGAATTGGATCGCCGTCTTCTGGGCATTGCCATTGCTGTAGCCGTTGTTGTTTATTCCGCCCGGCGGCAGCTGTGGACCGATGAAACGGTTGGGCGAGGACACAGTCGTTGCTGCCGCCACTGGCAGCGTACTATGTCCATTGGTGAGACGCACTCCATTTGGCCTATTGGCCGCCGGACTGGCAGACTGTGAGAGGTCGAGTTCGTAGAACATTATATAGGCATTTGTGTTGCAGACACTCTGCATGGCGATAGGCCGCACGTAGCTGTCGTCGAAGTTGTAGTAGCTGCCCGCATCCGTGGACCCAATGGCCGTGTAGTGACCGCAGTGCTGGGAAACTCCCAGATGGGTGACCATCGAGACCAGGCGGTAGGTGAGCGGCTGAGCCTGGGCAGCTGGCGAACGGGCTGCGTATTTGCTCAAATCGATGCGTGGCTTGAAGGCGATCGCCTTGGTCAGTTTGTTGCCGATCATGGAGAAGCGCTTTAGCTGGATGCACAGCGTAATTGGGGCGCGTTCTAAAGAGAACTGTTTAGTTGCAGATACCTAAGAGAAAGATTTAATTAGCatatgatatatatattaaatataaaccagAAAACCCACCTTCTTCTTGCAGCCCTCGCACTTGTAGCCCATATCCTCGAGCCGCTCGCGGGAAAAGTGTCCCTCGAAGGCATCCTCCAGAGAGTCGGCCTTGCGGATGTCGAGCAACAGATCCTGGAAGTGCTGGAACGTGATGGACACGTGGTTGCAGCTCAGACAGCGCACCTCGCTGCGCAGGTAACCGCCGAAGATCTGTCCCAGCGGCGTTGTCTCCTTCACCAGCTGGTCCAGCTCCTTGTAGTTGCGGAATCGCATCAGATAAGCTCGCTCCATGGCCTCGACGAGAAAGCGGAGGAACTCATGGGCATCCTCCTGCCGACCGACGACCATGTGCTTGCAGATCTGCTTCAGCTTCGAGTAGATGAGGAAGGGCCTGACCGCCGACTGATTGCTTTGGGTGGCCAGCAGGGTCTTGGCCATGGCGCAGACGATGCAACAGCCACCGGATTCGGCCACATTGCAGTTCTCCAGATGCGCCTGCTCCGAGACGAGCCAATTGGCCAAAGCGGGGATGTGCAGGAGCGCCTGGAGCGTCGAGTTGAGGTAGCAGGTGTTGCCCACATTGATCATTCCCGTGCCCACCTGCCATTTGCGGTCCGACTGCTTCCAGCCGATGCGTATGTTCTCGCGCGGATAGAGAATCCTCTTCGGCTTGGGCAGCtcattgggattgggattgggattgctgttgctgtttgtGGCATGCGGATGATTTGTGTTGTGGTGCTGATTGGACTGATTGTTGGGGTGCTCCGCCGTGGACTTGCGACTTGCGCCGTTATTGTCTGCAAAGGGAAAGAGTAGGGTAGCCAGTTTAAGCACGTGCCACAGGAGGAGGCAGCAGGGCCACAGGAGCAGTTTGTAGAGCAGCCACAGGGTGAACCCGTCCACCATTATCACAGTCATAATGCCATTTAGTGGAGAAGGGCCCTTGGTCGGATTTAGTCACTCGTCGCCCTGCCTGCCGTGCCGTGctgccaaaataaaaataaaacgagcTGCGCTCGCTGTGGAAACTGCTGACACACAATCGCACACACACTCCCACCTGAGTTCAGTGTTGCAAAGGGTGCGCGTATTTTGTAcctatttcaaaatattatctcAACTAAGTTGGCGggtctttaaaattaaaaatgtatatcttAAAGAACTTGAGAGCTAAACCTATGCCAAcgcagaataaaaaaaaagtaattttaaagaaagctAATCTTATCAATATTTGCAtactaatttatttgaaaatggcAAATTTATTGGAACTATTATACAGCTGAAAATGAATCAGCatgtacaaaaattaaaaacttatatcTTAAAGAACTTGAGGGCAAAACCTATGACAACACAGaattataaaaagtaattttaaagagaGCTAATCCTGTCAAATGTTTGCAtactaatttatttgaaaatttataatttatttgaaaattaataatttattcgaaTTATAATACAGCAGAAATTGAATCAGAATgtagtaaaataataattccttATAATGTAAAAGTCCCTTATTACTATAATAACAGTGTATCCCCATCTAGATAAAGTATCTTATTTTATCATTGACGGCCAAAATGTACTCAACATTTGTACCTAGGTACTTATATCTCCGCCTTTACCCAGCACTGCAGTTTTTTTTGATAACAGCGAGCGTGTGAGCGGGACGGCGATTGGCAGAAGAAGAAAATGACTGCTGATAACAGCAAGCGAGTGAAAGGGACGGCGAGTAAAGAACCAGACGCAGTGTCTGTTCCGAAGCCATGCGGTTGTCTCGCTCCGACTCAGGGGTTGGGGGCGGCACAGTGTTGCCAACTGAATTTTTGGCGCGACCTAACAGTGGTTGTTGTAGGCCCCCCTTCTCCCCTTTTCGGCCTTTGTAACTGCGGTGTTCAAGGCATTGACCaggccaaaaggaaaaaagagCATTCTTGGAGCAGCTCCTGCTTCTTGGCTTTGTGTCCACTTCCTGCTCTGCGTGAATCACTTTCCCAATCTCGCCTTTGTTTGCGCTCTTTTTATCACACACAAGCAGATTGCGACGCATTTACCGcatcgaaataaaaaaaaaacaaagccaatAAAAGTACCGCTGGCGCTGGCCATGTGTGCGGGGGAAAGAGACGGAACTAGAGAGGGGAGCCCTCGtgcttttctttctttttttttgccgctgGAAAGGCAGCACGTTTTTTTCCGCCACAACTTCTGATTCACAGAAGTTGAGAAGAggcgttgtttttgttgctgctggctctGCCTTTCCAGCTCACTCTTTGCGGCGTTGTacttgttttgctttttccGCGTATTCCTTTGCATTCTGTTTACACGTACACGTACGCCACCCAAGCGCcgtcacacacgcacacacccaCACGCGAGCGCCTAAAAAGTACAGGTATGCTGCTCTGCCGCCGCCGACTGCGCTGCACGCAGAATGCAGGCAgagccataaaaaaaaaattctagcggAAAAACAACACACGTGATTTGTGGAGGGATATTCCCAAAAGATCTGGCGAAAACAAACGGGAGGATAAATACATatcgcatatacatatacatatgtatagatATAGCACATGGAAAATTGCGCAAAATTGCCACACAAAGAGGAAACACAGACGAAGGCGGAGACGAAGAAAAGCCACTTTTGCAGGCAACTTTTCGGTTTtatcgttttatttttacccCACTCGTTTACTCACCATGTCCATTTGCGCCCACAACTTTGCCCGTGTGGTTTTTGCTACCAAAACCATTGATGGCGCCCGGATTTCCAGGCTTGATGACAATATATTTGGACTTGAGGTTATCCAGCACCGAATCGTGGTAGTTGGGCACCTCCTCGTACTCGATTTTGGCCATCAGGATGCGCTTGGCATTGGCCACGATGTGGTTCTGCAGGCTGCCGGAGGAATCCTCGCCGGCTTTGGCCTGGTCAGCGGCGGAGGAGCCGCCCGACGAGGAGTTGCCGCCCAGGGATTCGCGCAGCGCTGCGTTCACCACATTCGCCGTCTCGCACACGGCCATCGAAACGGGCATGGCGATGCTCCGGCTGGGGATTTGTGGTGGAATCTTGAAGGGGTTGGGGGGTGGTTAGCTAATGCACATCGGCGATCCGCGCAGATCCTGTagatcctgctcctcctcctcctccttcgctCGGCCCACACGTCCTTCAAAACTGTCTTTGCTCTCCCGCTCCCCTTACTCCACACAGTCTCTCTCTCCCCACTCTCTTTCTCTGCTTCTTGCTTCACACACCGACTGCGACACCGACACACGCACACTAACGCACTCGGGAACAGTCTTTTTCTGGCTTTTTCGCGCTGCGATTTGTTGGCCAACTGAACATTACGATCGGGGTTTTATTCGCCAGCAAATCGCCTACAAATCTCGAACGAATTTAAAACGAATTGTCTGCTTTCGAAAATAATGACGATTCCTTCCCTCGTGTTTCTTCCGACTGCGGATTCTCTTTTCGCACCATATTCGTCGTTTGGGGATGCCAACTGGCGGCGAGGCGACGCGGCCGGGGGAAATGTGCTAACGCGATGGCTGAAAAATACTAAAACGTACGTATATACCGTTTGGTATTTTCCCCCGATTTCGTTTCCGGTATTTAAGCAGCAGCCGACTATCGACATTCGCAAAATTACAGTCACCGTCATGGACTTAAAAAGCCTGTACTTAAAAAGAGAAGTCCTCAACATTAAGCTGGAGGAGGCCCAGCTTAAGGTTAAAATGCTTGAGCTTGAACTGCGAAGGCTCGATCTGGAGATAGAGGAGAAAATTATGGACGGAACCGGGACAAGTGGCAGCGGCTCCAAGGTAGCTCCTTTGACAGTCGCCTCCATCAAAGAGTCACCGGCCCAGGTAGCTCCTGCCACACTCTCAGCCATTCAtactttatattaaataaacccACTTTTTTAGATTTGAATAGCACTCGATTTTCATCCCCATCCTCATCGGTCTCCCGGGAGCCCCTGCCCGGTCACATCTCATGGGTGGATTCGACGAAAGCagttctgaaaaataaaactgttgTAGATTCATATTCATTACGAAACGATCAGCTCAACTCACCAGGTTCAGGGATCCTTACTAGTAGCGCCaacagcaaacaaatttttgccccatagttttttttaattatttaagatgtctcaaaaacaaagtttatgAATTATCGCGGTAAAGTTGCTTATAGAGGTGGCAAACCATGGATGGTGGACACTATACAGTGTTGGTTTATGACGAAGATACTATCGCGATAGTTTTCAAACCATCGATAGTGGTACCTGGCTCCTCACTACCGCAAGCATTTTGATGAGATTCTTGAGCTAGAATCTAGAATTTAATTAACGCCCATCCGCCTAGCAGAATGGCCTCCTCCACAGGTCTCCTGGTGGTGTCCAACATCAAGCAGCTGGGCAAATCGCTGCGCGCCATCGAGAAGTACGTGAACTCGCTGTACATCCACTTGAATGTGGCGGGGTCAACGTCCACTGGGTCACCAGTGCCACCGCCTCCCGTTTGGGGTCGTCTAATCTCGCAGCTCTACGCGAACAGCAGCAGCTATGTGGGATCCCACCAGTTGGATCTGCGCGTCCTTGTTTCGCCCTTGagaggaggagcagccagTGGCTCTTTGAAATTGCGCCAGCCCGTGGATCTGATCTTTTCGGATGCGCATCATCCGGAGTTGTGCGATCGTTTAAGGGCTGATCTTAATATCAGCAAACCCACCATCTTCCTGGAGGACGCGGCCACCTCGGATTTGAGTGGTGAGGAAGATGCCACGCAGGTTCCAAAGGTTTATCCCTCGGTTGTCCTGGGCGGCACCTTCGATCGCATCCATTTGGGCCACAAGATATTCCTCACCCAGGCGGTGTTGCGCACCTGCCAACGCCTCGTTGTGGGCGTGACCACCGCCGCCATGACGAAGGGTAAGCTTTCCAGATGATTTGgcacaaaaaaaaccgaaccTTATCTTATCTTATCTGCAGGAAAGACGCTGCCTGACTTGATTCTGCCCGTGGAGGAGCGAATTGCGCGGCTCAGGGAGTTCCTAATGGACATAGACAGCACGCTGCAGTACGAGATTGTGCCCATCGACGATCCCTTCGGGCCCACGCAGGTGGATCCCGACCTGGACATGATTGTGGTCAGTGCGGAGACGCTGCGTGGAGGTCAGAAGGTCAACGAGATACGCCACGCCAAGCAGCTGCGGCAGCTGGAGATCTTTGTGATCGACATTGTGGAGAGCAATGTGCACGACGGCATCCACGAGACGAAGGTCAGCTCGAGCAATACGAGGATTGATCTGCTGGGTTCCCGGTGGCGAAGGCCAGAGCAGCGGACGCAGCTTCCAGCGCGTCCCCATATCATTGGGTTGACCGGTGGGATTGCTTCTGGGAAAAGTAAGATGGCAGAGAGACTTTCCAAGATGGGAGCCCACGTAATCGACTGCGATAAGGTGGCCCACGATGTTTATGAACCGGGACAGGTGTGTTACCAAAGGATTGTGGAGCACTTTGGCCAGGGAATTGTTTCCCCCACAGATAATCGCATCGATCGCACCAAGCTGGGTCCCTTGGTCTTTGCCGATCCCAAGCAGCTGCAGGCCCTTAATGGTATCGTTTGGCCGGAATTGATAGCCGAGGTGAATAGGCGGTTGGATAGGCTGCGTTCCCAGGCGGAGGTGCCCCGCGTGGTGGTCCTAGAGGCGGCTGTACTCCTGCGAGCTGGCTGGGAGATCAATTGCCACGAGGTGTGGTCCATGATTGTGCCGCCCGAGGAGGCTGTGCGGCGAATTGTCGAACGCAACCACCTGAGCGAGGAGGAGGCGCGGAAGCGGCTGGCCAGTCAGGTGCCCAACCCAGAGATCGTGGCCAAGTCGCATGTGATCTTCAGTTCGCAGTGGGATCACGAGTTCACCCAGAAGCAGGCGGAACGGGCCTGGCAAATGCTCACCAAGGAACTGGACGCGCACCAGAGCAGCCTTTAAAACAGATGGATATTCAAGTTACCTGCTAGCTTTTGTTGTTGATTCTTTATGCATTTGTTTACATTGCTTAGTTGTAAGTCGAAAGTTAAAGAGAAGTTCCGGTTTGTCATTGGGAAAAGGATTGAATTTTCAATGGAATTCTAGTGACTCTCGCCCTTCTTGCCGGCCACTCGCTTAAAGTCGTTCATCTTGGTGGTCATGATGGGGGAGCCAATGAAGCCGATGTAGTCGATCTGCGTCACATCGCCGCCGGACTGATTGTTCTTTACGAAGATCTGGATGTTCTGCACGTTCTGGAACTTGACATAGCGCAGATTCACGGGCACTCCGTTCTCCAGCTCCTTCTCAGCCAGGCTGAAAAGTGAAAGCAATCAATAAATACAGAAAATTATCAAGGATCAACCTAATAGCCACCTCAGATCCTGCACACTGGTCATGGACTCGGCCATGTCAAAGTCAATGGTGCGCGGCTGGTTGATGAACAGCTTGACATCCTTGGGTCCCAGCTGCGCGGGTGCCTTGAACTTGAGCGAGTGGATCTTGACCGCCTGGTTGAAGGTGATGGACAGGATGAGCTGCTCGTCGCAGTCGGACTGCAGGTAGCCGCCGGCGGAGGCCAGGGCGTGCTTCAGATTGTGGTCATCGGCCTCGTTGAGGCACTCGCACTCCTGCTTCGAGATGAACGTGTTCAGCTCCATCTGTTAAAGTTAACTAATTagatttaagaggttatagaTTCTGGATTATCCCACCAATCCCTGGCCATAGTCCTCGCCCGCCTCCTCGCCACCGTCGGTGCCGATGTGCTCCTGAATCTTGGCCTCCAGTCCATTGACATCCGCTCCCTGGATGCGGTCGATTTTGGTCCTGTTTCTGTAGAAGATGAACGTCGGCATGGCCGAAACGCCCTGGCCGGCGGCCGTGTCCTGGCACTTGTCCACATCGACCTTCAGGAAGATGGCCTTTGGGTACTTGGTGGGGAACATCTCGAAGATCGGGGCGATCCTCTGGCAGGGACCGCACCAACTGGCCGTAAAGTCAACCACCACCAGGCGGACGCCCGCCTGGGCCAGTTCCGCCTGGAAGTGGGACTCGTCGTTGATCACACGCACGGACATGGCGACAATTAATGGATATTATTCGTTTTTGCCgagcttaaaatgttgttattGGGCTTTAAatgcgaatttttttttaaaagatgacTGGCATATAGGGATGGCTGGACAACTCAcgatagtatcgatatatttgggttttAGTGTGGACGTGCATATCATTGTGCTCGGAAAATAtactaaaatatatactttttcatatacttaatttaaataaattaaattgcaattgcaattaaaaatttctaattaaaatatacacaaatttgtaaaaaacttgttttacttgtttatgtaaaacatacaattttctttttaatttacatacTGATTTTCAAAAAAGCCATCTAGTTgccctatttattttattataccttTTAGATTTTCTTACTTTATCTTGACCTTTTTTTTGACTcgttttcaaaatttccacAGTCAACTTAAATTTTCCGCCCTTGGCCTAGGGTTGCCAAGGCTCCTTACTATTCCTGAGACGGTCCCACTGGCCACTTTCGATAACTATCGGCTCGATACTATCGATTCCACACTTGCCCTACCTCGTGGTGTTTCTGTCGGTCGCATTTTCATTAAAGtcgccattttaaaattattaaagtcgAGTGTGCACAATGGCAGACGTGGAAAAGGAGCCCGAGAAGACCATCGCCGAGGATCTGGTGGTGACCAAGTACAAGTTGGCCGGCGAGATTGTCAACAGTGAGTATTCCTGTAGCGATTCCGAAAGCAATTCCGACTCCAGGAGGCTCTGCTACGTGGCGCTTacacaattcacaaaaatgcCGATGCcgctttccctttttttttgtcgccACGCGTTGCTAAATCCGCCTATTTCTGGACTCCGCGTCTGCtcgtttaattttagaaaccCTCAAGGCGGTAATTGGACTCTGCGTGGTTGATGCCTCCGTGCGGGAGATCTGCACCCAGGGCGACAATCAGCTCACCGAGGAGACCGGCAAAGTAAGTGGTGGCTTAAGATCTTAAAAACCCTTAATCCTTTGTCCAATGATTAAGAATTACACCTTTGAGGATCGCCCTCTGGCTTGCCATGTGCTGTGTGGGCTGGGGATCACCTCGTGGTCGCCAGGCGCACGCGGGGATTTACATGCCCCACGTGCCACGCGCTTGTGTACTCGCCTTTGGGCCCCAGGGATTTACAGATTATGAGATCTGAGGACGCACTACTCACTATCATATATCTCTCATTAAAAGAACAAACCAACTAATATCCTCTCTCTTCTCTATAAGGTATACAAAAAGGAGAAGGACCTGAAGAAGGGCATCGCCTTTCCCACCTGTCTGTCCGTCAACAACTGTGTCTGCCACTTCTCGCCAGCCAAAAACGATACGGACTACACGTTAAAGGCCGGCGATGTGGTCAAAATGTAAGTTATTCTCTCATTTCAAGCTTATTCCCTTACTAATCTTTAAAACCTTTACCTATCCACAGCGATTTGGGAGCCCACATCGATGGTTTCATTGCCGTGGCCGCCCACACAATTGTGGTGGGAGCTGGCAAGGATCAGAAGATCAGCGGTCGCCAGGCCGACGTCATCCTCGCCGCCTACTGGGCTGTCCAGGCTGCCCTGCGTCTGCTCAAGTCCGGCGCCAATGTGAGTGTGATAGCCTCTATAATATCCCATAATCCTCGCAAGAAACGGATTGTCTGGCGCGATTCTCCAGCGACTGAACATCTCAACACTTGCAGAGATCAGCGGTGGCAGCTGGCAACAGCAACTGGTCTAATATTTGGGACTGGAGGCTCCTTGCCAGCTGTCCACATGGTTAAATTCTTCTGCAGGCAACGGATTGACTGCTGCTCAGACTCTGGCACAGCTCAGCTCAACGCCTGCGGATAGAAAACGTGTCAATTTCGTGAACTGAACAAGTTTACACCTGAGAAATGTTCGGTCTTTAAAGTTGTCCACATCTGTAGAATCTAATAGGATAGGATTTTTATGATCTGCAGTCAACGGATTGGCTGCTGCTTAAACCATGGCGCAGTACATCTCAACGCCTGCAGAGAAAAGCTGCGTCGCTTTCGTGAACTGAACAAGTTTACATTTCAGAAATGTTCGGTCTTTAAAGTTGTCCACAATCGCATTACTGATTTATGATTGCTTATTATTCTAGCTTTATCTATTGAATGCTATGTGATAGGTGATAAAGATTTATCAATTTGTTTTGCCAAGACAAATGGAGTACTGAATGGTTTTCCTTATCACTTAGATTAATAATAACTATTAATAGCTGAATTAAATACAagaatttaatgttaaaaactaCTCTGTTTACAGAACTACTCCCTCACCGATGCCGTGCAACAAATCAGCGAGTCGTACAAGTGCAAGCCCATCGAGGGCATGCTCAGTCACGAGCTGAAGCAGTTCAAAATTGACGGAGAGAAGACGATCATACAGAATCCCAGCGAGGCGCAGCGCAAGGAGCATGAGAAGTGCACCTTCGAGACGTACGAGGTGTATGCCATCGATGTCATCGTCAGCAGCGGCGAAGGAGTGGTTAGTAATCTTTCAAAAATATCAGTTTTCCCACTTCTATGTTcaatgattaaaaaaatgcgCTTGAGGCTGACTTGGCTGGAGTGCGGAGTTTGTAGCGAAGGCGTCTTGTACGCTCAGCGGGCTTTTTTAACCCGGCACGTGCAGACACCAATTTCCGGCCGCCTGTTGTCCGGAGATTGTAAGATTATGAGATCTGAGAACGCCAAAAAGAAGCCAAAGTCCTTTTTCAAATGGTCTAAAAACACAATTACTAAATCCTTTTTGCATTCCTTGCAGGGACGCGAGAAGGACACCAAGGTCTCCATCTACAAGAAGTCGGAGGAGAACTACATGCTCAAGCTGAAGGCTTCCCGTGCTCTGCTGGCAGAGGTGAAAACCAAGTACGGAAACATGCCATTCAATATCCGCAGCTTCGAGGAGGAGACCAAGGCCCGCATGGGAGTCGTCGAGTGCGTCTCGCACAAGATGATCGAGCCCTTCCAAGTGCTGTACGAGAAGCCATGTAAGtgtgatataaattattattttttataattttttattggcaaAACTTAATTCCGTATTTGGTACACCTTCGGGTGCTGAGAACGGCCAGACATTTTGCTAGAAAAAACCCCAGGCTTTGACGTCTTCAGCAGTTGCCTCGATGTGGCCTCTGTCTGAACATGCCACTGCCATAAAtattcctattattttactaaatttaactAGTATAAACCTGAAATAGTTCATCTTTCTAACAACTATATTTCCTTCCATTACAGCCGAGGTTGTGGCGCAGTTTAAGCACACGGTTCTGCTTATGCCCAACGGCGTCAACTTGGTCACCGGCATCCCATTCGAGGCGGAGAGCTACGTGAGCGAGTACAGCATTGCGCAGGAGGAGCTGAAGGTGTGTACTACTTTTCCATGTGATGTAACGTTGAGTACTAATTAGAATTCCCCTCTTTTTGCAGACCCTGCTCACGCAGCCTTTGGGTCCCGTGAAGGGCAAGGGTAAGGGCAAGAAGGCTCCGGCTGGAGCGGCGACAAAGGTGGAAACGGCGCCGGCCGTTGAGACCAAGGCATAGAGTAGCCCGCGCCGATGAAGATCCGCACCGCCGCACCACCAGCAACCCAACAACGGAAACCACAATGTGAACAATTGCGCTGCCTACCGCTGCCGCTCCACAGATTTTTACTATTTCGAATTCGTTGCGTATTAAAGCCCTTTTTGACAACAGAACAACAGAATAGAAGACGGCAACACAATTTGAGGATTCCTCCTGTTTAAACCAGCAGCGAATTGAGAACGCAAAACC
It contains:
- the scny gene encoding ubiquitin carboxyl-terminal hydrolase 36 isoform X3, giving the protein MPVSMAVCETANVVNAALRESLGGNSSSGGSSAADQAKAGEDSSGSLQNHIVANAKRILMAKIEYEEVPNYHDSVLDNLKSKYIVIKPGNPGAINGFGSKNHTGKVVGANGHDNNGASRKSTAEHPNNQSNQHHNTNHPHATNSNSNPNPNPNELPKPKRILYPRENIRIGWKQSDRKWQVGTGMINVGNTCYLNSTLQALLHIPALANWLVSEQAHLENCNVAESGGCCIVCAMAKTLLATQSNQSAVRPFLIYSKLKQICKHMVVGRQEDAHEFLRFLVEAMERAYLMRFRNYKELDQLVKETTPLGQIFGGYLRSEVRCLSCNHVSITFQHFQDLLLDIRKADSLEDAFEGHFSRERLEDMGYKCEGCKKKVSATKQFSLERAPITLCIQLKRFSMIGNKLTKAIAFKPRIDLSKYAARSPAAQAQPLTYRLVSMVTHLGVSQHCGHYTAIGSTDAGSYYNFDDSYVRPIAMQSVCNTNAYIMFYELDLSQSASPAANRPNGVRLTNGHSTLPVAAATTVSSPNRFIGPQLPPGGINNNGYSNGNAQKTAIQFKQHQQNGKFQESAKPSLAGALAKGDAAPAPAPTANGNKSSSTSSNSSNHKSMNQQQYLPISSEDDEDSEEEELTPRPTTAQLPSMPKMTEDSHTEKPKSPVKVQVKTPVKAPLKSLVPYESASEEEEAAAAPLPNPRKRRSGADSSESDQESSGQTQNGHSKTNGHTNGSASSSSVHVNSGSKQKTDAIDEIFKSLKKSAESEDDDDEEEQPSIQLTNGWHPQSRAPPSPKTPPSPAVIKSKTGIWKVTRNDDNNHDDEDDDDDEEEEAPAPAAKIQTPSKTHRNPFASSKPSTDSPTTPGAKRQKLLNGSAVKSHQQPRIGNGYQSEATSNGSTINELLKQSHRGYGSSVLSWNGKPAELEKEPFELVCAKRIAGHGSVDGSDIVESSVAVIAVAAVSDAPDPVLCFLQLLVDAREQRQRDLDDEEENEMDRGRQRKVKSGSAAKGNNSSNSTPGYNPFQEYEGQKRWNKNGGGGGGFPRFYNQNFRQNFQQRNKFKFNRFGGPGGSKFQRQAMQRHLAAGGGFNRRQPSAQQQQQS
- the scny gene encoding ubiquitin carboxyl-terminal hydrolase 36 isoform X2; amino-acid sequence: MPVSMAVCETANVVNAALRESLGGNSSSGGSSAADQAKAGEDSSGSLQNHIVANAKRILMAKIEYEEVPNYHDSVLDNLKSKYIVIKPGNPGAINGFGSKNHTGKVVGANGHDNNGASRKSTAEHPNNQSNQHHNTNHPHATNSNSNPNPNPNELPKPKRILYPRENIRIGWKQSDRKWQVGTGMINVGNTCYLNSTLQALLHIPALANWLVSEQAHLENCNVAESGGCCIVCAMAKTLLATQSNQSAVRPFLIYSKLKQICKHMVVGRQEDAHEFLRFLVEAMERAYLMRFRNYKELDQLVKETTPLGQIFGGYLRSEVRCLSCNHVSITFQHFQDLLLDIRKADSLEDAFEGHFSRERLEDMGYKCEGCKKKVSATKQFSLERAPITLCIQLKRFSMIGNKLTKAIAFKPRIDLSKYAARSPAAQAQPLTYRLVSMVTHLGVSQHCGHYTAIGSTDAGSYYNFDDSYVRPIAMQSVCNTNAYIMFYELDLSQSASPAANRPNGVRLTNGHSTLPVAAATTVSSPNRFIGPQLPPGGINNNGYSNGNAQKTAIQFKQHQQNGKFQESAKPSLAGALAKGDAAPAPAPTANGNKSSSTSSNSSNHKSMNQQQYLPISSEDDEDSEEEELTPRPTTAQLPSMPKMTEDSHTEKPKSPVKVQVKTPVKAPLKSLVPYESASEEEEAAAAPLPNPRKRRSGADSSESDQESSGQTQNGHSKTNGHTNGSASSSSVHVNSGSKQKTDAIDEIFKSLKKSAESEDDDDEEEQPSIQLTNGWHPQSRAPPSPKTPPSPAVIKSKTGIWKVTRNDDNNHDDEDDDDDEEEEAPAPAAKIQTPSKTHRNPFASSKPSTDSPTTPGAKRQKLLNGSAVKSHQQPRIGNGYQSEATSNGSTINELLKQSHRGYGSSVLSWNGKPAELEKEPFELVCAKRIAGHGSVDGSDIVESSVAVIAVAAVSDAPDPDRLTDDCR